From a single Pseudophryne corroboree isolate aPseCor3 chromosome 6, aPseCor3.hap2, whole genome shotgun sequence genomic region:
- the LOC134934185 gene encoding vomeronasal type-2 receptor 26-like — protein sequence MFIFNITQHINDMKTCNINIFFYLADAINCLRCPWDQWPNNEKSRCLPKSMEFLSYEDALGAILAAVSIISSLIPAIILRLFILHRQTPIVKANNYSLSCLLLMSLCLCFLCSLVFIGYPHHQKCLLRQVLFGLAFTLCISSILAKTILVVFAFMATRPGSNVRRWMSPQVSYMIIITCFLLQLILCITWMSTASPFPQYNTETNPGLIIVECDEGSPIAFWTMLGYLFLLATISFIVAFLARRLPDSFNEAQFITFSMLAFLSVWVSFIPASLSAQGKYTVAMEIFAILASSWALVICMFLPKCFIIVFRPYMNSREHLMRKERQ from the coding sequence ATGTTTATTTTCAACATCACACAACACATTAATGACATGAAGACGTGTAACATAAACATATTTTTCTATCTTGCAGATGCAATTAATTGCTTGAGGTGTCCATGGGATCAGTGGCCAAATAATGAGAAATCCAGATGTCTCCCAAAATCCATGGAGTTTCTTTCCTATGAAGATGCATTAGGAGCAATTTTAGCTGCAGTCAGCATAATATCCTCACTTATTCCTGCTATTATTTTGAGACTTTTCATCCTGCATAGACAAACACCTATAGTGAAAGCCAATAATTACTCTCTAAGTTGTCTTCTACTGATGTCTCTGTGTCTCTGCTTCCTGTGCTCTTTAGTATTTATAGGTTACCCCCACCACCAGAAGTGTCTCCTGCGTCAAGTACTGTTTGGTCTGGCCTTCACTTTGTGCATCTCAAGCATTTTGGCTAAGACTATCCTGGTGGTGTTTGCCTTTATGGCCACTAGACCAGGCAgcaatgtgaggagatggatgagcCCCCAAGTGTCCTACATGATTATTATTACCTGTTTCCTGTTACAACTCATCTTGTGCATCACTTGGATGTCCACAGCTTCTCCATTCCCACAATATAACACTGAAACTAACCCTGGACTCATCATTGTTGAGTGTGATGAGGGTTCTCCCATTGCCTTCTGGACCATGTTGGGTTACCTCTTTCTTCTGGCCACCATTAGTTTCATTGTTGCCTTCCTGGCTCGGAGACTTCCTGACAGCTTCAATGAGGCCCAGTTTATTACCTTCAGCATGCTGGCCTTCCTCAGTGTCTGGGTGTCCTTTATCCCGGCCTCCCTCAGTGCTCAGGGTAAATACACGGTGGCCATGGAGATATTTGCCATCTTGGCTTCCAGTTGGGCTCTGGTGATCTGTATGTTCCTGCCTAAATGTTTCATCATAGTGTTCAGACCATACATGAATTCCAGGGAACATCTCATGAGGAAGGAAAGACAATAG